The proteins below come from a single Orcinus orca chromosome 6, mOrcOrc1.1, whole genome shotgun sequence genomic window:
- the LOC125964649 gene encoding LOW QUALITY PROTEIN: DNA endonuclease RBBP8-like (The sequence of the model RefSeq protein was modified relative to this genomic sequence to represent the inferred CDS: inserted 6 bases in 3 codons; substituted 2 bases at 2 genomic stop codons) — protein sequence MNVSGSSCGGPSSADVSNDFKDLWTKLKEYHDKEVQGLQVKVTKLKKERSLDAQRLEEFFTKNQQLSEPRKVLHETIQVLEDRFRAGLCGRCVVTEEHMRKKQQEFENIRQQNLKLITELMNEKNXQEENKNLSEQLQQKIEHDQPRQAPGLESEEDVIPDSPITTVSFSGANRLRRKENLHVRHVEPTHTKLEHSGCAREWRKVPQSSTHSQHKHNEREILVADTXDQSQAPVANTHGKSSCPPDDLAAVVAETLGLSVQDESESRGPMSLLGDELYHCLEGDHKKPFEESRRNSEDSLRFSDSNSKTPPQEELTTWVSSPVFGATSNVKSSFGLNTSLSPSLLETGKKNHLXTTPFSNTSNSRPEKPRSKSEDGALFTHHNIGAEVKKITNHSSSNKQVLINKNTSEQDSIDHIKDTVTVKDTVTDKHXKSLGGRIKRKKIEEESEDEVSCPQASFDKENAFPFPPDSHSYMNGDYVMDKPLDLSDRFSAIQRQEKSQGSENSKVGFRQVTLSEVLKPVPKGSSSSRKALSGSCGLTKDSPEEPSSLQESLLQSLSKSPDNKTLLQIKEENSIFKIPLHPRESLETENLFDDTKGAGSREPLKIKTRSVHGACELASVLQLNPCRIAKTKSLQNNQDVSFENIQGSIDPGADLSQYKMDITVVDTKDGSQSRLAGGETVDMDCTLVSESMLLKMKNQGLPWWRSEQKGEKSPNGERKLNDSLEDMFDRTTHEEYESCLVDSFPQLADEELSTATKKPNSPGDKQDKVKQKAFVEPYFKDDERETSLQNFPHIEVVRKKEERRKLLGHTCKXGEIFYADFPAEEREKKLVSCSSHRFRYIPPNTPENFWEVGFPSTQTCMERGYIEEDLDPSPRPKRRQPYHAIFSLKGKEQKT from the exons ATGAACGTCTCGGGAAGCAGTTGCGGAGGCCCCAGTTCTGCAGATGTATCTAATGACTTTAAGGATCTTTGGACAAAACTAAAGGAGTATCATGATAAAGAAGTACAAGGTCTACAAGTAAAAGTAACCAAACTGAAAAAGGAACGAAGTTTAGATGCACAGAGACTAGAAGAATTCTTCACCAAAAATCAACAGCTGAGCGAGCCACGGAAAGTCCTTCATGAAACCATTCAAGTTTTAGAAGATCGATTCAGAGCAGGATTATGTGGTCGCTGTGTGGTAACTGAAGAACACATGCGGAAGAAACAGCAAGAGTTTGAAAATATTCGACAGCAGAATCTTAAACTTATCACAGAGCTTATGAATGAAAAGAa gcaggaagaaaataaaaatctttctgaACAGCTGCAGCAGAAAATTGAACATGATCAACCACGTCAAGCACCCGGTCTTGAATCTGAGGAAGATGTTATTCCAGATTCACCAATAACAACCGTTTCATTTTCTGGCGCTAACCGATTACGAAGGAAGGAGAACCTCCACGTCCGACACGTCGAACCAACACATACTAAACTGGAGCACTCTGGGTGTGCACGTGAATGGAGAAAAGTACCACAGTCTTCAACTCATTCACAACATAAACATAATGAACGTGAAATTCTAGTGGCTGACAC TGATCAGAGTCAAGCTCCAGTGGCCAACACACATGGAAAAAGCAGTTGTCCTCCTGATGATTTAGCCGCAGTTGTTGCTGAAACACTTGGACTTAGTGTTCAAGACGAGTCTGAATCTCGAGGTCCTATGAGCCTTCTTGGTGATGAGCTCTACCACTGTCTGGAAGGAGATCACAAAAAACCTTTTGAGGAATCTAGAAGAAATAGTGAAGATAGTTTAAGATTTTCAGATTCGAATTCAAAGACTCCTCCTCAAGAAGAATTGACTACTTGGGTATCATCTCCTGTATTTGGAGCTACCTCTAACGTGAAAAGTAGTTTCGGTTTGAATACAAGTTTGTCCCCTTCTCTTTTAGAGACTGGGAAGAAAAACCATCTGTAAACAACGCCTTTCAGCAACACTTCTAATTCTAGACCAGAGAAACCTAGATCAAAATCTGAAGATGGTGCCCTTTTCACACATCATAATATTGGGGCTGAAGTGAAGAAGATCACTAACCACTCATCTTCTAATAAGCAGGtgcttataaataaaaatacaagtgaaCAGGATAGTATTGATCACATTAAAGATACTGTTACTGTTAAAGATACTGTTACTGATAAACA GAAATCACTGGGAGGCcgaatcaaaaggaagaaaatcgaGGAAGAAAGTGAAGATGAAGTAAGCTGCCCCCAAGCCTCCTTTGATAAAgaaaatgcttttccttttccaccGGATAGTCATTCTTACATGAATGGAGACTATGTGATGGATAAACCTCTGGATCTGTCTGATCGATTTTCAGCTATTCAGCGTCAAGAGAAAAGCCAAGGAAGTGAGAACTCTAAAGTCGGGTTTAGGCAAGTGACTCTCTCTGAGGTTTTGAAGCCTGTTCCAAAGGGCTCTTCCTCAAGCCGTAAGGCCTTGAGTGGGAGCTGTGGGTTAACCAAAGATTCCCCAGAAGAGCCCAGCAGTTTACAGGAGTCCCTCCTCCAGTCCTTGAGTAAATCTCCAGATAATAAAACACTGTtacaaataaaggaagaaaattctatcTTTAAAATTCCTCTACATCCACGTGAAAGTTTGGAGACAGAGAATCTTTTTGATGACACGAAGGGTGCTGGTTCTCGTGAgcctctaaaaataaaaaccaggtcAGTCCATGGAGCATGTGAACTTGCATCAGTTCTTCAGTTAAATCCATGTAGAATTGCTAAAACAAAGTCTCTACAAAACAACCAAGATGTATCCTTTGAAAACATCCAGGGGAGTATAGATCCAGGAGCAGACCTTTCTCAGTATAAAATGGATATCACTGTAGTAGATACAAAGGATGGCAGTCAGTCAAGATTAGCAGGAGGAGAGACAGTGGACATGGACTGTACATTGGTTAGTGAaagtatgcttttaaaaatgaagaatcaagggcttccctggtggcgcagcg agcagaagggagaaaaaagtccaaatggagaaagaaaactgaatgaTAGCTTGGAAGATATGTTTGATCGGACTACACATGAAGAATATGAATCCTGTTTGGTGGATAGCTTCCCCCAACTAGCAGATGAAGAGTTGTCAACTGCTACAAAGAAACCAAACTCTCCTGGTGATAAACAAGATAAAGTCAAACAGAAAGCATTTGTGGAGCcatattttaaagatgatgaaagGGAGACTAGCTTACAAAATTTTCCTCATATTGAGGTGGTccggaaaaaagaagaaagaagaaaattgctTGGACACACGTGTAAGTAAGGTGAAATTTTTTATGCAGATTTTccagcagaagaaagagaaaagaagttgGTTTCCTGCTCAAGCCACCGATTTCGCTACATTCCACCCAACACACCAGAGAATTTCTGGGAAGTTGGTTTTCCTTCCACTCAGACTTGTATGGAAAGAGGTTACATTGAAGAAGATCTTGATCCTTCTCCTCGTCCAAAAAGACGGCAGCCTTACCATGCAATATTTTCTCTGAAAGGCAAAGAGCAGAAGACATAA